GCATCACAGGAATCTCAGTGTATGCTTGGCCTGGTAAGCGCTCAGGGTAATGCTTAAATTTTTGAGCAGCATGAtgagaaatgaaggaaaatattACTGTGTAATTCAAGGTCAGCAGATTGTGGACCCAGAACAATCACAGTGTTTAAACTCATGGTCACCTACCTAATACTAAACTGTTAAATATAGTTCTAATTTCTGGCCTGAAATCCAGATGCTTCTGCTGCATTTTAACAGAGGATGATATTAAGAGGCTGGATGTGTCTGACATACACTGAAGTGTCAGGCTGGGAGTATTGTgaacacaaaatgaaaatattgatAAGAGCAGTGCTATCATTGCTAGGCAGTTCATCCTGGACTCTGAATGTGGTGCAATCTTTAATCTCTGATACCAAAACTGTGGTATTTGGTGCTTGAAACAGCAAGGCTCTACTGTTCATTATCACAGGATGAGCTCTTCTAGTTGACAACTGCTCTGCAAGCCAATTACTAGAGAGCAGCCTCATTGTTTTCAGACTGGGGGTGGGCAGTAGAGCTTACTGGGTTAGTGTACATCTGTATGCTTGCAAAATTAGTCATCCAAATAACCAGAAGACTTAGTTAATAAAAGTCAACTACTATATGTAAAGGCTGCTCTCCCGGGGTGTTCGGGTCCAATCCAGCTAGCTCTGACCCTTGGCCCCTTAGAGCCTTTACAAGGACAAAAGTAAAAGACTGGAGGTGCTCTTCTCCTTGGGACCAAAGTCCTATTTTATTCCGTGATAGGAGTGACCTCAGGATGCAGGTGACCTCCCAGGAGAAAAAGAGGCTTGGGGATCTCCTCCCAAGAGATTTTAAGCTCAAGGGAAGGGGGGCGGAGGAAGGGGGCCACAGCCAATGGGTTACAAGTGAGGAAGGGGTGAGGGGAGGAGTACACCTGGAACAAACCATTACCTTACCACCGGGGCTGGGTGGGGCAGAGAATGGGACAAACCATGTGATCAGTGCAAAAACAACAGCTAGATAAACTATTTACTATTTAGTGCAATACAGCAACTATTGCCACTGAAAAAACAATTTCCCTTCTGTGTCACAGAAGAACCTAAATTCAATTATTTGTTGCAAAATTATACCTCTAGCCCTTTCTAATTCTGAGTATCTCTTTAAAGTGCTCCTAAATTATAGTGGTGTTTTGGGTCTGGTAGTCAATGAGAGACAGAACACTGTCATTTGTGTTTTGTTGGATATACAACAAAATGACTATTAGCTCTCTGGGAGTTGGTGGCAAGCTAGGAATTAATTAATGACTCCTAAAGCAACAGGAGTGACAAACCATAGTAAAGAATTGGTGCCAGCTGTTGTGATGTGTTTGAATGACTTAGACAGCTTCAAAGTTGGAGTTAACAGATGATTGGCTTTAATTATCACTGATCAAAAAGAAGGGACTGGTGCTTGGAGAACACTGCCAGACTTTCCAATGCTCCTGGGAAGAAGTGCTGACCCAGTCTCCTTTTTCCTGGTGTTACCAATGTCTCAGACCTCCAACTGCAACCTGGTTGAGTGACAGCTCCCACAAGTCTGGACAAATTTGCAGTGTACATATGTGATGCTGGTTTGTGGTGCTCTGGCCTTCATGAATAATATGGTCTTTCTTTTCtagttcttcttcttcctttttgtgATTTTTGCCCTTGAAATTGCTGCTGGGATCTGGGGATTTTCAAATAAAGAAAAGGTAGGTTGCTCTTAAAAGTTGGGAGTGGTGGGATGctggaacaggtttcccagagaatctgtggctgctccattcctggaagtgtccaaggccaggttggattgGGCGCTGAGCAGCctggtttagtggaaggtgtctctgtccatggcagaggggcaggactTAAGTGATCTTGACAGTTCCTTTCTGACCCCaaacattccatgattctatgaatgTGCCTACAGTCAGCAATCTGCTGACATCTATACCAGTACAAGTCAAATCCTTATTAcccagggaatttgggggagagggaaaaaggcTGATTCAagcaaaacaacacaaaaaaaacccctaactGTAATATTAAAACATGACTGTAACAGGGAAGCCAGAGTCCAAGAGGCTGTTGCCTGCTAGAGGTGCCTTCCAGGGAGTACCTGATTGAGCTGTGAGGTGAAGCACGCTGGCTGGGAGGCTTTACCACTTCCAGAGAGGAGCTGGGTCATCTGACAGCTGAGTGTATATGCACCTGAAGCATGACTGATACGGCCTCTCCCTCCCAAGCAGTCAAGATTCTGTCTTGTTTCAAAATCACATGCTTAGTGACCAGTGGTGCTTTTCTGCTCACATTGTGTTATACAATGGGAAAATATAGTAACTTCTGTGGTACAGTAGAATAGGGAATATTTTTGGGCAGCCAGTGGGCAAAGAGCTGGTTCTCTAGCTCCTCTTAGAAGGTCAGCGATTTGGAAGGGGAAGCAGTCTTACCTGTTTAGGTGTGGCTATTAAAGTGAGTGTACAGTTATTTCTCACCTGAAACAGGTGAGCCTTCTGTCCACCCTCTGTTTGTACATGGCAGAAGAATGGGTCTTGTAGGCTGCAGGAGTTTTGATGACTGACTTGCTGAAAGCAAGTTTTTCATAATTAATACAAGGTATGACACTAACACACCATTAATAGACAACTCTTTTTACTTTTCCTTAGATTATTGATGAGTTAAAGGAGTTCTACATGGACACCTACAGAAAGAGAACTCAGACAAGTGCCAGAGACACCCTGAAAGCATTTCAGTTCACTGTAAGTATATGGTTCTGCTTAACCTGGGCAGTAATGCAACTGCTTCTCACACTGTTCTTCATCCTACCTAGTCCCCTGTACAAATTTTTTACCAGTTAGAAGAAACCAAAGATTGCAGGGATGTTTTTGTGTAGTATAAATGAATTCAGGATGCCTTTTGTTTGTCCCTCTGAATAACTAgttcttgtttttcttgttttttcttgtttttctgtgaGGGGTTTGGCCTTGTGTCTGTAAGGAGCACAGGCAGTTGCCAAAATGATTTTGTGTGTACTTAAGGAGATCTAACTCTTCCTTTCAGAACCTTGTcccttaattttaaaaaggctCGTTAAGATTAGGTTTATAGCAGTCATGTTGTCAGGACTTGGTCTGTAATGAAAACTAATGtaaattatttcccttttttttaatcagattACTAAACAAAAAGATTGCTTAATCTGGGTCTCTTTTATGTTTTTTGTTGTAGCTAAACTGCTGTGGCCTTACTGGAGCTGTGGAGCAGCAGTACATGGACACTTGTCCAGCAAAGACACTGTCTGAGTCATTCTCTATCAAGGTAAAGCTTGATGTAATTTACCATCAGCTCTGCCCAGTGGGTAGAGTGAGAAACACACTTCAGGAAACCCTCCCAGTCTGTGGGAAAAGCCCATGCCACACTGGTGTGTCAGTCTGTATCTGTGATCAGACTGGTTGTGGAAAACAAATCCACCGTTACTGTGGAAAGAGCAAGCAGGAAGTCTGACCTTGCTCAGGAAACGTGCAGTCTGTGTGTCACAGAATCAGTGGTGGGGTGGGCAGTGGAAGATCAAAAGTTTGCCTAAGAAAAACCCCTCACAGTGCCTTGAGAGCTCTCTTCTCCTCAGTGCATCTTCCTGGTGCTTGCTGGGAGCTGTCAGCTCCCTCTTTGTTAGGGAGAAGTAGAGTTTGGGGTTGGAGCAAGTCTGAAGCttcagcaaggacagggagggGGGTAAGGCATTGGTACCCTGCTCAGGTGAGTTGGTGACTGTGAAGGCAGTTCTGTGAATCAGGTTTCTCTGTTggagtgctgctgcagagatgCCTGTATACCACAAAGAACAGGAGAAAACAACTTTTGTAGTTTTTAACCACCTCTCTTCCTCTTTGCCTTACAAACATCCTGTGGTCTTGCTTTATGCTCCAAGACAGTTTGTATGAGTCTGTCTATGGTTCTTATCATGCAGGAATTCAGTTAATGACTTGGGGTTTTCTCAATTTAATTGACAGTTCACATATCTGGCCACATGAGATTGTTCAGTCTGTATCTTTAGTCATGTTCATGCAGTCTGAGTTGGAGTGTGTGGGAGTAGCTGAGACCACACACAGATTTTGTTTGTCTTTATTCTGTGTTTTAGCTTCATCTTGTGATGCCCATTCCCAATTTTAGAAAAACAGTGGATAGATTACAAGATCAAAGAAATGTAATTGAGTGTACCTCTAAGAAGCAGTGCTGTGTTGGTGCTCTGATTGAATTGACTCATTCTTACCAGTATATCCCTTTAATCTCAGATTCAGTCTTTCTTTCTAGACTGGATCaggaacagcaacaaaaaaggtAGTTCACTGATGTTTGCTTCTGGAACAAGCAGGACAGAAGCTGGGATGAGACTTCGACCAGCTACCAGACTCTTAAAGATTTATACTTCTGTAAAAGTGCCTTGTTCTTTTTATTGGTCAGCATGTGTCTGTTCTGGGAAAAGGactatacttttttttttttttttaacgcAAAGGTAATTCCTTGTCCTGGGAACATTAAACTGGCCCCTCTATGAATCTGCTGCTGGCATGGATCCTAGCCTAGGTGTCCTGCTGTTCCCATGCACTGTGGGTTCATGAGGTGTCTGCAAAATTACAGTAGCAATTAGCAATATCAGGAGTGGCTTTAAATATCTTTTGATAAGGGATGAGCATCATCTGAAGTGCTGACAGCAATTAGTAACAAGCCAAACCTGATAAACTGCATGTTCAGATTGAGAGGGGAATCCTGCTGTAGTCAAGGTGCTGTTAACAATTCTGAGGTACTTGAAGAGTAGATTTAAATTTCTCCACCAACTCTTGTGTGTGTAGGACCATCTCTGGCTCTCTTTAAGGATATGACAGTAAAGGCCAGATCAAAGCAGCTTTTAAAAGATGAGTCTTCAAATGAACCTTGTGTGTGTAAAACACTAATGAGCCATCTGTTCCATTTCAGTCCTGCCCTGATGCCATTGATGATGTCTTCAAATCCAAATTCAATGTCATTGGAGCAGTTGGACTTGGCATTGCTGTAATGATGGTGAGTTTCCAGATTATTTAGAGGGTGGTCAGAGGATACACAGAGCAGAAGTCTTGTAGAGCAGTGCCTGGCCCCACAGCTCACAAAGCCATTCCACTGAGGACAAGTCCCAGCAGGATCAGGGTGTGTGCTGCAGGGCCCTGAGGCAATGCAGAGGCTGGGATGTCTCTGGCctttctgcttctgctttgGATTAGGATCTGCCTCCTTGCACTTTCAGCAATGGTGAAATCTTATCAGTGATATGTGTACATATGGAGTGAAGATGTATTGGTCATGTTGCTGGCCCACGTTTTTATCCTAATATCTGTTGGGGattcttcttctctttcctttatAACAATTACAGGCTCTGCTAGACGGCTGAAATAACAGGGCTGCTAAAGAAACTTGCACTTTTGTTTGACCTCTCTGGAGAAAAGTACATGCTGGGATGATCAAAGCTTTCTTAGGAGATATGGCAGTGGTTTAtagctgctggtgctgtgccagggcttgaAGAtttttgtgggtcccttccaacttgaCCTATTCTGTGATCTGTTTTCAAGTACTGAGGTGAATGGGATTCTTGGGAATG
This region of Zonotrichia albicollis isolate bZonAlb1 chromosome 4, bZonAlb1.hap1, whole genome shotgun sequence genomic DNA includes:
- the CD9 gene encoding CD9 antigen — translated: MPVKGGTKCIKYLLFGFNFIFWLAGTAVLAVGLWLHFDSQTKSVFELESDTKFYTGVYILIGAGALMMLVGFLGCCGASQESQCMLGLFFFFLFVIFALEIAAGIWGFSNKEKIIDELKEFYMDTYRKRTQTSARDTLKAFQFTLNCCGLTGAVEQQYMDTCPAKTLSESFSIKSCPDAIDDVFKSKFNVIGAVGLGIAVMMIVGMIFSMVLCCAIRREREMV